Proteins encoded together in one Halorubellus sp. JP-L1 window:
- a CDS encoding monovalent cation/H+ antiporter subunit D family protein, whose amino-acid sequence MTDLPALLVAAPILASVTVLLVGLLRRRTGWPLAVLASVVQLAGAVALAALAFGDEPVRYVVGGFTAPFGIELVVDGASATMVVLIAFVALGILGYARRAGPRSNTFYATYLLLVAGLTGMSLTGDVFNMYVFLEITGLAAYALVATGEGGESALAALKYLLVGTVGASLFLLGIGYAFVATGTLNMADLAMQLEAVGYGSPLVQAAFGLLVVGLFVKVAVFPVHTWQPDAYANAADSVSALISALVSTVAAYALVRIVFTVFTVDFLVANAFARTVLVAAAAVSIVVGSVLAVTQRDLKRMLAYSSISQFGLVVGAVAIGNGTALTGAMIHLVGHGVMKGGLFLTCGLIATATGARTVDEYEGLVERLPVGAGAFAVLALAMVGVPPAVGFVGKWYIALGAVEAAAWPLAVVILASTLLTLAYFARVLERMFFREPTTLATDVETSERAATGEVAADGTGPGREPDPAAVSAGMRATVVAAAVLAVVLGLAAFEYGQLLEPTIERLLA is encoded by the coding sequence GTGACTGACCTGCCGGCGTTACTCGTCGCCGCCCCCATCCTGGCGTCCGTCACGGTGCTCCTCGTCGGGCTCCTGCGGCGTCGGACCGGGTGGCCGCTCGCGGTGCTCGCGAGCGTCGTCCAGCTCGCTGGTGCGGTCGCACTCGCCGCGCTCGCGTTCGGCGACGAACCCGTTCGGTACGTCGTCGGCGGGTTCACGGCGCCGTTCGGCATCGAACTCGTCGTCGACGGCGCCTCCGCGACGATGGTCGTGTTGATCGCGTTCGTCGCGCTCGGCATCCTCGGGTACGCGCGCCGAGCGGGGCCGCGGTCGAACACGTTCTACGCGACGTACCTCCTCCTCGTCGCCGGCCTGACGGGGATGAGCCTCACGGGCGACGTGTTCAACATGTACGTGTTCCTCGAGATCACGGGGCTGGCGGCGTACGCGCTCGTCGCGACCGGCGAAGGCGGCGAGTCCGCGCTCGCCGCCCTGAAGTACCTGCTCGTCGGGACCGTCGGCGCGTCGCTGTTCCTCCTCGGCATCGGGTACGCGTTCGTCGCCACAGGCACGCTCAACATGGCAGACCTCGCGATGCAACTCGAAGCCGTCGGGTACGGGAGTCCGCTCGTCCAGGCGGCGTTCGGGTTGCTCGTCGTTGGGCTGTTCGTGAAGGTCGCGGTGTTCCCAGTGCACACGTGGCAGCCGGACGCGTACGCGAACGCGGCCGATTCGGTGAGTGCGCTCATCTCCGCGCTCGTCTCGACCGTCGCCGCGTACGCGCTCGTCCGCATCGTGTTCACCGTCTTCACGGTCGACTTCCTGGTCGCGAACGCGTTCGCCCGGACGGTGCTCGTCGCGGCCGCGGCCGTCAGCATCGTCGTCGGGAGCGTCCTCGCGGTCACGCAACGCGACCTCAAGCGCATGCTCGCGTACTCCTCGATTTCGCAGTTCGGGCTCGTCGTCGGTGCGGTCGCGATCGGGAACGGGACCGCGCTGACGGGCGCGATGATCCACCTCGTTGGCCACGGCGTGATGAAGGGCGGCCTCTTCCTGACGTGCGGGCTCATCGCGACCGCGACCGGCGCTCGCACCGTCGACGAGTACGAGGGGCTCGTCGAACGCCTCCCCGTCGGCGCGGGTGCGTTCGCCGTTCTCGCGCTGGCGATGGTGGGCGTCCCGCCCGCGGTCGGGTTCGTCGGGAAGTGGTACATCGCGCTCGGCGCGGTCGAGGCGGCCGCGTGGCCGCTCGCCGTCGTCATCCTCGCGAGCACGCTCCTGACGCTCGCGTACTTCGCGCGCGTCCTCGAACGGATGTTCTTCCGCGAGCCAACTACGCTCGCGACCGACGTCGAGACGTCCGAACGGGCGGCGACGGGCGAGGTCGCAGCCGACGGAACCGGCCCCGGTCGGGAGCCCGATCCGGCGGCGGTGTCCGCCGGTATGCGGGCGACCGTCGTCGCCGCGGCCGTCCTCGCGGTCGTCCTCGGCCTGGCGGCCTTCGAGTACGGACAGCTCCTCGAACCAACGATCGAACGACTCCTGGCATGA